The following are encoded in a window of Dictyostelium discoideum AX4 chromosome 6 chromosome, whole genome shotgun sequence genomic DNA:
- the mobC gene encoding Mps1 binder-like protein: MFKIFGSKAQTFKPKKSIKKGTKQYELHQKIKETLGSGDLTDAIKLPPDETLFEWLSVNTIDFFNQSNLLYGSITEFCTPKYCPSMSAGPQYEFLWADGKEIKKPIRVSAPAYVDYLMTWIQVQLDDEDIFPTKPTEDMPKNFLPTIKAIFKRLFRVYAHIYYSHMDRVSVLGVEAHLNTAFRHFYLFIKEFNLVDKKEMLPLQNIIDKINARKDI, encoded by the exons atgtttaaaatttt tgGATCAAAAGCACAAACTTTTAAAcctaaaaaatcaattaaaaaaggaaCAAAACAATATGAATTgcaccaaaaaataaaagagacATTAGGATCAGGTGATTTAACTGATGCAATTAAATTACCACCTGATGAAACATTATTTGAATGGCTATCAGTAAATA ctatagatttttttaatcaatcaaatttattatatggaTCAATTACTGAATTTTGTACACCAAAATATTGCCCATCAATGTCAGCAGGACCACAATATGAATTCCTTTGGGCAGAtggtaaagaaattaaaaaaccaattagAGTTTCTGCACCAGCATatgttgattatttaatgacATGGATTC aggTACAattagatgatgaagatataTTTCCAACTAAACCAACAGAAGATATGCCAAAGAATTTTTTACCAACAATTAAAGCAATTTTTAAACGTTTATTTAGGGTTTATGCACACATATATTATTCACATATGGATAGAGTATCAGTTTTGGGTGTTGAAGCTCATTTAAATACAGCATTCcgtcatttttatttatttattaaagaatttaatttagttgataaaaaagaaatgttaccattacaaaatattattgataaaattaatgcgagaaaagatatttaa
- the mcfG gene encoding mitochondrial carnitine/acylcarnitine carrier protein: MASNNKDSQLMIALKDIVAGSIGGVGQVFTGHPLDTIKVRLQTQSVGNPIYSGTMDCLKKTISQEGFAGLYKGVASPLVGLSIMNSVMFLAYGQSKTLIQKLSDNPNEALDLKGLTAAGALAGIAIGFVDAPVDLFKSQMQVQQGDKNQYKSTADCAKQIWKVGGVRGVFQGLGATLVRDIPANACYFGAYELCRDFLASKDNISVNQLSSLQIMAAGGAGGVSYWTLTYPADVVKSTMQTDAIVKSQRKYKNMIDCASKIYKQQGIAGFYKGFTPCFIRSVPANAACFVLYEKARQIMS, encoded by the exons atggcatcaaataataaagattcaCAATTAATGATTGCATTAAAAGATATTGTTGCAGGTTcaattggtggtgttggtcaAGTTTTTACTGGTCATCCATTGGATACCATTAAAGTCCGTCTTCAAACACAATCAGTTGGAAATCCAATTTATTCAGGCACAATggattgtttaaaaaaaacaatttctcAAGAAGGT tttgCAGGTTTATATAAAGGTGTTGCATCACCATTAGTTGGATTAAGTATTATGAATTCAGTAATGTTTTTAGCATATGGTCAAAGTAAAACATTAATTCAAAAGTTAAGTGATAATCCAAATGAAGCATTAGATTTGAAAGGATTAACAGCAGCAGGTGCATTAGCAGGTATTGCAATTGGTTTTGTAGATGCACCAgtagatttatttaaatcacaaATGCAAGTTCAACAAGGTGATAAGAATCAATATAAATCAACAGCAGATTGCGCAAAACAAATTTGGAAGGTTGGTGGTGTTCGTGGTGTTTTCCAAGGTTTAGGTGCAACTTTGGTTAGAGATATCCCTGCAAACGCTTGTTATTTCGGTGCCTATGAATTATGTAGAGATTTTTTAGCTTCAAAGGATAATATTAGTGTCAACCAATTATCATCACTCCAAATTATGGCTGCTGGTGGTGCTGGTGGTGTCTCTTATTGGACACTCACTTATCCAGCCGATGTTGTCAAAAGTACAATGCAAACTGATGCCATCGTCAAATCTCAAcgtaaatataaaaatatgatCGATTGTGCCtctaaaatttataaacaaCAAGGTATCGCAGGTTTCTATAAAGGTTTCACACCATGTTTCATCAGATCTGTACCTGCAAATGCCGCTTGTTTTGTCTTATACGAAAAGGCTAGACAAATTATGagttag
- the pabpc1A gene encoding RNA recognition motif-containing protein RRM (Similar to PABP): protein MATNFTPISSSLYVGDLLPEVSEQHLFEIFNQVGLVSNIRVCRDTNTRRSLSYAYVNYYNGADAERALDTLNNTPIRGKACRIMWSQRDPSLRKSGVGNVFIKNLDKGIDHKALYDTFSAFGNILSCKVVTDDGNSSKGFGFVHYETQESADKAIAKVNGMMINGQKVFVGPFKSSKERGQPTEVKFTNVFFKNLSEDVGPDQLKELLQQYGEITNITIMADDKGKSKGFGFANFESAEAAKNVVENENGKIFHGKPIYAGRAQKKIEREAELKHTFETKYQGVNLYIKNIDDSIDNDKLREVFSQFGTITSAIVMKDDKATTSKGFGFVCYTAPDEATRAVTEMNGRMIGTKPLYVALAQRKDIRRAQLEMQHQQKFKTGIRQQMPPTYGSGPVFFTPAPVNPQVVYQQMMPRPRNWNGQPVGVPQGQYANMNYARGQPRQNGPRQNGGQPRQNGPRPDVSGAQPIPVQQQTTLDVAQTQQAASSAESALNLQSIINLPSRDQQNVALGEHLYPLIHNSQPDLAGKITGMLLDSLPVEELFTLTQRQDLLADKIREALEVLGSN, encoded by the exons ATGGCAACAAACTTCACTCCAATTTCATCTTCACTCTATGTTGGTGATTTATTACC agAAGTTTCAGAACAacatttatttgaaattttcaaTCAAGTTGGTTTAGTATCAAACATTAGAGTTTGTCGTGATACCAATACTCGTCGTTCATTAAGTTATGCATACGTTAACTACTATAATGGTGCAGATGCTGAACGTGCATTGGATACCTTAAACAATACCCCAATCAGAGGTAAGGCCTGTCGTATTATGTGGAGTCAACGTGATCCATCACTTCGTAAATCAGGTGTTGGTAATGTTTTCATCAAGAACCTCGACAAAGGTATTGATCATAAAGCATTATATGATACCTTTAGTGCTTTTGGTAACATTTTATCATGCAAAGTTGTCACTGACGATGGTAACAGTAGCAAAGGTTTTGGTTTCGTTCACTATGAAACCCAAGAATCTGCCGATAAAGCTATTGCCAAAGTCAATGGTATGATGATTAACGGACAAAAGGTTTTCGTCGGTCCATTCAAATCCTCAAAGGAACGTGGTCAACCAACCGAAGTTAAATTCACCAATGTCTTCTTCAAGAATCTCTCTGAAGATGTAGGTCCAGATCAATTGAAAGAACTCCTCCAACAATATGGTGAAATTACCAACATCACCATAATGGCCGACGATAAGGGTAAGAGTAAAGGTTTTGGTTTCGCCAACTTTGAATCAGCCGAAGCTGCAAAGAACGTCGTTGAAAACGAAAATGGTAAAATCTTCCATGGTAAACCAATCTATGCTGGTCGTGCCCAAAAGAAGATTGAACGTGAAGCTGAACTCAAACACACTTTTGAAACCAAATATCAAGGTGTCAATCTCTACATCAAAAACATTGACGACTCTATCGACAATGATAAACTCCGTGAAGTTTTCTCTCAATTCGGTACCATAACCTCTGCTATCGTTATGAAAGACGACAAAGCCACCACCAGCAAAGGTTTTGGTTTCGTTTGTTACACCGCACCAGATGAGGCCACTCGTGCCGTCACCGAAATGAACGGTCGTATGATTGGTACCAAGCCATTGTACGTTGCTTTAGCTCAACGTAAAGATATTCGTCGTGCTCAACTCGAAATGCAACACCAACAAAAATTCAAAACTGGTATCCGTCAACAAATGCCACCAACCTACGGTAGTGGTCCAGTTTTCTTCACTCCAGCCCCAGTCAACCCACAAGTTGTCTACCAACAAATGATGCCACGTCCACGTAACTGGAACGGTCAACCAGTAGGTGTCCCACAAGGTCAATACGCCAATATGAACTATGCCCGTGGTCAACCACGTCAAAATGGTCCACGTCAAAACGGTGGTCAACCACGTCAAAACGGTCCACGTCCAGACGTTTCAGGTGCTCAACCAATTCCAGTTCAACAACAAACCACTTTGGATGTCGCTCAAACTCAACAAGCCGCCTCATCAGCTGAATCTGCTCTTAACCTCCAATCAATCATCAATCTCCCATCTCGTGATCAACAAAACGTTGCTCTCGGTGAACACCTCTACCCATTAATCCACAACTCTCAACCAGATTTGGCCGGTAAAATCACAGGTATGCTCTTAGACTCTTTACCAGTTGAAGAATTATTCACCCTTACTCAACGTCAAGACTTGTTAGCCGATAAAATCAGAGAAGCCCTTGAAGTTTTAGGTTCAAACTAA
- the rpa2 gene encoding RNA polymerase I, second largest subunit — protein sequence MSEELKSLIQPHIDSFDFFTDHGIDLVLKDSEPLYFEHNSTQYKIRFTDLKLSRPTRNIVEKEIKLYPNESRETGTTYNAPFKGAIGLYEVNEMDEMDDGTEVDYNKQEPTHTFEVDLGRLPIMVKSRYCHLNGMSPEKLIESREEELEQGGYFIVNGNEKVVRMLVMTKANHPVALHRKAWTNRGPGYTKNGITIRCVRPDRSSITNNLHYINDGQTTLRFLYRRQEFFLPATLLLKALKDTTEKEIYENIVQGDNENTFLTDRVELSLREQKINNINTQEEVLDYIGSRFRARTQFPPSFSNIKIGRWFINQFVFVHLPNYNDKYNLLILMIQKLYAMVGGKCGTDNIDSPAFQEVLLAGHIYGMILKEKLTEYLESTKSFVLKSFEDKKKSGDKLPDALKKVLDKNFKIADRFSYFLATGNLRSSSGIDLQQTSGFCVIADKLNFLRFISHFRSIHRGAFFATMKTTAIRKLMPESWGFFCPVHTPDGAPCGLLNHLSSNCLVTVDAAQDPTVQKAQTLLPSFLAAHGMLPIDMVSVYQHQYLTITLDGRVLGKIEPKAGEEMVKMLRYLRSMGNEPSIPKTMEISYAPPTNVENGQYSGISLFTTGARFMRPVVNLTSGQNELIGPQEQLYMEIAVVPHEVIKGVTTHIETSPTAMFSLLANLTPFSDYNQSPRNMYQCQMAKQTMGTPLHSYPFRTDNKLYKVQNVQKPIVHTKNQFKFRCNDYPHGCNAVIAVISNTGYDMEDAMIINKSAYERGFGHGSVYKNEYIDLDQGLSRFEQKKTFFGRPNTVVDELDKFIDTDGLPFVGRLIKPGEPYYTYIRPSDGRQVTKDYKGKEEAYIEDVRIIFGPNGATRDPSKINNICVKLRFNRNPVIGDKFSSRHGQKGVLSQLWPEINMPFTESGMKPDVIINPNAFPSRMTIGMLVEILAGKAGAIHGKFQDATAFQFDENNTAIDFFGEQLAKAGFNRFGNEQMYSGTTGKEFECEIFFGVCYYQRLRHMVKDKYQVRALGKVNALTRQPIKGRKVGGGIRFGEMERDSLLAHGASFCLNDRLMKSSDFAKIKVCKLCGSTLTIYSKKDYSNQTVSECKSCKSSDSIATISIPYVFTYLVAELAAVNITMKLQVS from the exons atgagtgaagaattaaaatcattaatccAACCACACattgattcatttgatttttttacaGATCATGGTATAGATTTAGTATTAAAAGATAGTGAACCATTATATTTTGAACATAATAGTACTCAATATAAAATCAGATTTACAGATTTGAAACTTTCAAGACCAACACGTAATATTGTTGAAAAAGAGATTAAATTATATCCAAATGAATCAAGAGAAACCGGTACAACTTATAATGCACCATTTAAAGGTGCAATTGGTTTATATGAAGTTAATGAAATGGATGAGATGGATGACGGTACAGAGGTAGATTATAATAAACAAGAGCCAACTCATACATTTGAGGTTGATTTAGGTCGTTTACCAATTATGGTGAAGTCAAGATATTGTCACCTCAATGGCATGTCACCAgagaaattaattgaaagtaGAGAAGAGGAATTGGAGCAAGGTGGTTATTTCATTGTCAATGGTAATGAAAAGGTTGTACGTATGTTGGTCATGACAAAAGCAAATCATCCAGTTGCACTTCACAGAAAAGCATGGACAAACAGAGGTCCAGGTTACACTAAAAATGGTATTACCATTCGTTGTGTTCGTCCAGATCGTTCATCAATTACAAACAATCTTCATTATATCAATGATGGTCAAACTACATTACGTTTCTTATATCGTCGTCAAGAATTCTTTTTACCTGCTACTCTCCTCTTAAAAGCATTAAAAGATACCACTGAAAAGGAAATCTATGAAAATATCGTTCAaggtgataatgaaaatacttTTCTCACTGATCGTGTTGAATTATCACTTCGtgaacaaaaaattaataatattaacactCAAGAAGAAGTTTTAGATTATATTGGTTCACGTTTTAGAGCTCGTACTCAATTCCCAccttcattttcaaatattaaaattggtagATGGTTTATTaatcaatttgtttttgttcatttaccaaattataatgataaatataatttattaat tttaatgattcaaaaattatatgCAATGGTTGGTGGTAAATGTGGTACAGATAATATTGATTCACCAGCATTCCAAGAAGTTTTATTAGCTGGTCATATTTATGGTATGATtttaaaagagaaattaacAGAATATTTAGAATCTACAAAATCATTTGTTTTAAAGAGTTTTgaagataaaaagaaatctgGTGATAAATTGCCAGATGCACTTAAAAAAGTATTAgataaaaactttaaaatagCTGATAGATTTAGTTATTTCTTAGCAACTGGTAATCTTAGATCAAGTTCTGGTATTGATTTACAACAA acaTCAGGTTTTTGTGTTATTGCAGataaattaaactttttaagATTTATTTCACATTTTAGATCAATTCATAGAGGTGCATTTTTTGCAACAATGAAAACTACAGCAATTAGAAAGTTGATGCCAGAAAGTTGGGGCTTTTTCTGTCCAGTACATACACCAGATGGTGCACCATGTGGtttattgaatcatttatCATCAAATTGTTTGGTTACAGTTGATGCAGCACAAGATCCAACTGTTCAAAAGGCACAAAcattattaccatcattTTTAGCAGCACATGGTATGTTACCAATTGATATGGTTAGTGTttatcaacatcaatatCTCACTATTACATTGGATGGTCGTGTATTGGGTAAGATTGAACCAAAAGCAGGTGAAGAGATGGTTAAAATGTTACGTTATCTTCGTTCAATGGGTAATGAACCATCAATTCCAAAAACCATGGAAATTTCATATGCACCACCAACCAACGTTGAAAATGGTCAATATTCAGGCATTTCATTGTTTACAACTGGTGCACGTTTCATGAGACCAGTAGTCAATTTGACAAGTGGTCAAAATGAATTGATTGGACCACAAGAACAACTATATATGGAGATTGCTGTTGTACCACATGAAGTTATCAAAGGTGTTACAACTCATATTGAAACTTCACCAACTGCTATGTTTTCATTGTTGGCAAATCTTACACCATTCTCTGACTACAATCAATCACCACGTAATATGTATCAATGTCAAATGGCAAAACAAACTATGGGTACCCCATTACATTCCTATCCATTCCGTAccgataataaattatacaaGGTTCAAAATGTACAAAAACCAATCGTACACActaaaaatcaattcaaattcCGTTGTAATGATTATCCACACGGTTGTAATGCTGTTATTGCCGTAATTTCAAATACTGGTTACGATATGGAAGATGCtatgattattaataaatccGCTTATGAACGTGGTTTTGGTCATGGTTCCGTTTACAAGAATGAATACATCGATTTGGATCAAGGTTTATCACGTTTTGAACAAAAGAAAACATTTTTTGGTCGTCCAAATACAGTTGTAGATGAATTGGATAAATTTATTGATACCGATGGTCTTCCATTCGTTGGTCGTTTAATTAAACCTGGTGAACCATATTATACCTATATTCGTCCATCCGATGGTAGACAAGTCACCAAAGATTACAAAGGTAAAGAAGAAGCTTATATTGAAGATGTTCGTATCATTTTCGGTCCAAATGGTGCAACTCGTGATCCATCTAAAATCAATAACATTTGTGTTAAATTACGTTTCAATCGTAATCCTGTCATTGGTGATAAATTTTCCTCTCGTCATGGTCAAAAAGGTGTTCTTTCCCAATTATGGCCAGAAATTAATATGCCATTCACTGAAAGTGGTATGAAACCAGATGTAATTATCAATCCAAATGCTTTCCCATCACGTATGACCATTGGTATGTTGGTAGAGATTTTAGCCGGTAAAGCTGGTGCAATCCATGGTAAATTCCAAGATGCCACCGCTTTCCAATTCGATGAAAACAATACAGCCATCGATTTCTTTGGTGAACAATTGGCAAAGGCAGGTTTCAATCGTTTTGGTAATGAACAAATGTATAGTGGTACCACTGGTAAAGAATTTGAATGTGAAATCTTTTTCGGTGTTTGTTACTATCAAAGATTACGTCATATGGTTAAAGATAAATATCAAGTACGTGCTCTCGGTAAAGTTAATGCTTTAACTCGTCAACCAATTAAAGGTCGTAaggttggtggtggtattcGTTTCGGTGAGATGGAACGTGATTCCCTTTTGGCTCATGGTGCTAGTTTCTGTTTGAATGATCGTCTCATGAAATCCTCTGATTTCGCAAAGATTAAAGTTTGTAAATTATGTGGTAGTACCCTCACAATCTACtctaaaaaagattattccAATCAAACTGTTTCTGAATGTAAATCTTGTAAATCCAGTGATTCAATCGCTACAATTTCAATTCCTTACGTTTTCACTTATTTAGTTGCTGAACTTGCTGCTGTTAATATTACTATGAAATTACAAGTtagttaa
- the gins2 gene encoding GINS complex subunit 2, whose translation MEDIGLLPSQIEFLAEDTTITVVPNFKMESLIFLSGEYGPFVPSFPIEIPLWLAISLKKKKKCTITPPDWMTYNKLKAKFQEENKIKDGFIELPENFDEISSLLLANCPDDIKDINKIRILKGDILSRREKKLEESLKSHLNSLTDGESVTTMEFKNFSMMEINKIRASYVSGINDLNKIQNSDNDNNNNNNNNNSNNNNNNNNSQQSQSASNASSRSLFSKK comes from the exons atggagGATATAGGGCTATTACCATcacaaattgaatttttagcAGAAGATACAACAATAACGGTAgttccaaattttaaaatggaaTCACTTATATTTTTATCAGGAGAATATGGTCCGTTTGTTCCATCTTTCCCAATTGAGATACCTCTTTGGTTagcaatttcattaaaaaaaaagaaaaaatgtACAATAACTCCACCAGATTGGATGACTTATA aTAAATTAAAGGCTAAATTTcaagaagaaaataaaataaaagatggTTTTATAGAATTACCAGAGAATTTTGATGAGATATCGTCATTATTATTGGCAAATTGTCCAGATGATATtaaagatataaataaaattagaattttaaaagGAGACATTTTATCaagaagagaaaaaaaattagaagaaTCTTTGAAAAGtcatttaaattcattaaccGATGGTGAATCTGTAACGACAATggaatttaaaaacttttcaatgatggaaattaataaaattagagCTTCTTATGTCAGTGgtataaatgatttaaataaaatccaaaatagtgataatgataataataataataataataataataatagtaataataataataataataataactctcAACAATCCCAATCTGCCTCAAATGCTTCCTCAAGATctttattttccaaaaaataa
- a CDS encoding glycoside hydrolase family 25 protein: MRFIISLLFVFTLIFNLAFSHIGIDVSSGTNESGFECFKQKKYSRAIIRCYESIGSIDTNCKPSIENAKKAGIETIDVYLFPCYDCGNPENQVTTTSHYLKDYLKDLDFLWLDIEGPGQYWSGSYDNNKKFIQGLLDSAKTAGFKHVGIYTSESQWPGIVGSWDGGKDYPIWYANYDGAENFNDFSPFNGWTKPHMKQYAGNINECGLGIDKNYWE, encoded by the exons ATGAGATTCATTATTTCacttttatttgtttttacattaatttttaatttagcaTTTTCACATATTGGTATTGATGTTTCCTCAGGAACCAACGAATCGGGATTTGAATGcttcaaacaaaaaaaatattctcGTGCTATTATTAga tgttACGAatcaattggttcaattgatACAAATTGTAAaccatcaattgaaaatgcaAAGAAAGCTGGTATTGAAACCATTGACGTTTATTTATTCCCATGTTACGATTGCGGTAATCCAGAAAATCAAGTTACAACAACTTCTCATTATTtgaaagattatttaaaggATCTTGATTTCCTTTGGTTAGATATTGAAGGTCCAGGTCAATACTGGTCTGGTTCATatgacaataataaaaaattcatcCAAGGACTCTTAGATAGTGCAAAAACTGCTGGTTTTAAACATGTTGGAATTTACACAAGTGAA AGTCAATGGCCAGGTATTGTTGGAAGTTGGGATGGTGGTAAAGATTACCCAATTTGGTATGCAAATTATGATGGAGcagaaaattttaatgattttagtCCATTTAACGGCTGGACTAAACCTCACATGAAACAATATGCAggtaatattaatgaatGTGGTCTTGGTATTGATAAGAACTATTGggaataa